One Aegilops tauschii subsp. strangulata cultivar AL8/78 chromosome 7, Aet v6.0, whole genome shotgun sequence genomic window carries:
- the LOC123495160 gene encoding uncharacterized protein, translating to MVNEKGNEKGKGVGKENWKAKGAGKENGKAKAKKKSLNYLIRQDSALPPPVPRKKNKPKVQIRKAKDFPNAPMGELICSLKKHPPPPPRLPDRTGAGVRAAEAAASGSATGSELPHASTIVVEDEEKEEDDEDEDMDEDKDKEYEEHNLFVVPPLQAGVDMSDDDTSDGYKESADELEGDTMSEESLVHVVSSEEEARERKRKKEQEAKSQCSC from the exons ATGGTGAATGAGAAGGGGAATGAGAAGGGAAAGGGTGTTGGTAAGGAGAATTGGAAGGCCAAGGGTGCTGGTAAGGAGAATGGGAAGGCGAAGGCAAAGAAAAAGAGCTTGAATTACCTAATTAGGCAAGATTCGGCGCTGCCTCCACCGGTTCCGAGGAAGAAGAACAAACCTAAGGTGCAGATTAGGAAGGCGAAAGACTTTCCCAATGCCCCAATGGGAGAGTTGATTTGTAGCTTAAAAAAACACCCTCCGCCTCCTCCGCGTCTCCCCGACCGCACCGGTGCCGGCGTGCGTGCCGCGGAAGCCGCTGCCTCCGGCTCCGCAACCGGCTCCGAGCTGCCTCATGCATCTACTATT GTGGTAGAGGacgaggagaaggaggaggacgacgaggacgaggacaTGGATGAGGACAAGGACAAGGAATATGAGGAGCATAATCTGTTTGTGGTTCCTCCATTGCAAGCGGGTGTTGATATGTCGGATGATGATACATCAGATGGGTATAAGGAATCAGCTGATGAACTAGAAGGTGACACTATGTCCGAGGAATCACTTGTGCATGTTGTCTCTAGTGAGGAGGAGGCAAgagaaaggaaaaggaaaaaagaacaAGAGGCCAAGAGCCAATGCTCCTGTTAG